A region of Natribaculum luteum DNA encodes the following proteins:
- a CDS encoding poly(R)-hydroxyalkanoic acid synthase subunit PhaE, whose product MTDSQPQTQNWNALVEQWNEQFLEALEQNMEAQAQFVESWSEAVEETADDVEAAEGVEGYARAYDAWMNASQQMVERMNDVVEGEDVDLEEFRDIWLNTANEAFKEVMSTTAFARMTGETVGDVLEAQQQADEAAETTLRTLGFATESDVVEVGDRLVELERRQHAVEQKLDRVLEELQE is encoded by the coding sequence ATGACAGACTCCCAGCCCCAGACGCAAAACTGGAACGCGTTGGTCGAACAGTGGAACGAACAATTTCTCGAGGCACTCGAGCAGAACATGGAAGCCCAGGCCCAGTTCGTCGAGAGCTGGTCCGAGGCGGTCGAGGAGACGGCCGACGACGTCGAAGCGGCCGAGGGCGTCGAAGGCTACGCCCGCGCGTACGACGCCTGGATGAACGCCTCACAGCAGATGGTCGAACGGATGAACGACGTCGTCGAGGGCGAGGACGTCGACCTCGAGGAGTTTCGCGACATCTGGCTGAACACGGCCAACGAGGCGTTCAAGGAAGTGATGTCGACGACGGCGTTCGCCAGGATGACCGGCGAGACCGTCGGCGACGTCCTCGAAGCCCAGCAGCAGGCCGACGAGGCTGCCGAGACGACCCTGCGCACGCTCGGGTTCGCCACGGAGAGTGACGTCGTCGAGGTCGGCGACCGACTGGTCGAACTCGAGCGCCGCCAGCACGCCGTCGAGCAAAAACTCGACCGCGTTCTCGAGGAACTCCAAGAATGA
- the phaC gene encoding class III poly(R)-hydroxyalkanoic acid synthase subunit PhaC — protein sequence MKTPYTLAMDMQRQAWEGAAEMAEKLSVAPDRSETLNEVEVGQTPHEVVYEENKLHLKHYEAQTDEQHDVPILIVYALINRPYILDLQPDRSVVKTLLEEGFDVYLIDWGEPSELDRSLTLDDYVTRYIDNCVDVVRERSGQDAINVLGYCMGGTMSAMYTALFPEKVRNLGLMAAGLCFTGEGGVLELWGAEEYYDPETVTETFDNVPAEFLDVGFALMDPVQNNLTKYVRFYENMDDEDFVENFARMEKWLADGIDVAGETYDQFIRDVYQENKLVENELYLDGKHVDVENIDMPVLQIVAEYDHLIPPGASKPFNEAIPSEDTEIMEFPTGHIGMSVSSRSHAELWPDVCEWFEERSTVDDETDAAATETGTADDLESAETAETAEANGAGVVESDDLTELTGVGEAYADDLRAAGIETFADLAAADVADLASETGISPSRIEDWIDQASER from the coding sequence ATGAAGACCCCGTACACGCTCGCGATGGACATGCAACGGCAGGCCTGGGAGGGCGCTGCCGAGATGGCGGAAAAGCTGTCGGTCGCCCCGGACCGGAGCGAGACGCTGAACGAAGTCGAGGTCGGGCAGACGCCACACGAGGTCGTCTACGAGGAGAACAAACTCCACCTCAAACACTACGAGGCCCAGACCGACGAGCAACACGACGTCCCCATCCTGATCGTCTACGCGCTGATCAACCGGCCGTACATCCTCGACCTCCAGCCCGACCGATCGGTCGTCAAAACGTTACTCGAGGAGGGGTTCGACGTCTACCTGATCGACTGGGGCGAGCCCTCCGAACTCGATCGATCGCTCACGCTCGACGACTACGTCACCCGCTACATCGACAACTGCGTCGACGTGGTCCGCGAGCGGTCCGGGCAGGACGCGATCAACGTGCTGGGCTACTGTATGGGCGGCACCATGTCGGCGATGTACACCGCGTTGTTCCCCGAGAAGGTCCGCAACCTCGGGCTGATGGCCGCCGGCCTGTGCTTTACGGGCGAGGGTGGCGTCCTCGAACTCTGGGGCGCAGAGGAGTACTACGACCCCGAAACGGTCACCGAGACGTTCGACAACGTCCCCGCGGAGTTTCTCGACGTCGGGTTCGCGCTGATGGACCCGGTCCAGAACAACCTGACGAAGTACGTCCGCTTCTACGAGAACATGGACGACGAGGACTTCGTCGAGAACTTCGCCCGGATGGAGAAGTGGCTGGCCGACGGCATCGACGTCGCCGGCGAGACCTACGACCAGTTCATCCGCGACGTCTACCAGGAGAACAAGCTGGTCGAGAACGAACTCTACCTCGACGGCAAGCACGTCGACGTCGAGAACATCGACATGCCCGTCCTCCAGATCGTCGCCGAGTACGACCACCTCATCCCGCCGGGTGCCTCGAAACCGTTCAACGAGGCCATCCCGAGCGAGGACACGGAAATCATGGAGTTTCCGACCGGCCACATCGGCATGTCCGTCTCCTCGCGCAGCCACGCCGAACTCTGGCCCGACGTCTGCGAGTGGTTCGAGGAGCGTTCGACGGTCGACGACGAGACCGACGCCGCGGCAACCGAGACAGGAACGGCCGACGACCTCGAGTCGGCGGAGACGGCGGAGACGGCAGAAGCGAACGGTGCAGGCGTCGTGGAAAGCGACGACCTGACCGAACTCACGGGCGTCGGCGAGGCGTACGCCGACGACCTCCGCGCAGCGGGCATCGAGACCTTCGCGGACCTCGCGGCCGCGGACGTCGCCGACCTCGCCAGCGAGACCGGTATCTCCCCGAGTCGGATCGAAGACTGGATCGACCAGGCGAGCGAGCGCTAA
- a CDS encoding beta-ketoacyl-ACP reductase: protein MSMEGRTCVITGSARGIGRGIAEHLGSEGANVVVNYRSSEGAAHDAVEAIEDSGGNAITAQADVTNRDEVERMREVCHEAFGPADVLVNNAGLTADTQFVDMTREEWDRVIDVNLGGMFNCTQEFYDDIWNAEEGRLINISSVVGKQGNFGQANYAAAKSGMFGFTRTIALELAQGGSTANCVAPGYTKTDMIESVPEKVLERIVAGVPLERLAEIEDIACVVRFLASEESSYITGEVIDVNGGMDL from the coding sequence ATGTCTATGGAGGGACGGACCTGCGTTATCACTGGTTCGGCACGAGGTATCGGACGCGGAATCGCCGAGCACCTCGGGAGCGAAGGAGCGAACGTCGTCGTAAACTACCGCTCCTCGGAGGGTGCAGCACACGACGCCGTCGAGGCGATCGAAGACAGCGGCGGGAACGCCATCACCGCTCAGGCCGACGTGACGAATCGCGACGAAGTCGAGCGGATGCGGGAGGTCTGCCACGAGGCGTTCGGCCCAGCCGACGTGCTCGTGAACAACGCCGGTCTCACCGCCGACACCCAGTTCGTCGACATGACCCGCGAGGAGTGGGACCGCGTCATCGACGTCAACCTGGGCGGGATGTTCAACTGCACCCAGGAGTTCTACGACGACATCTGGAACGCCGAGGAGGGCCGGCTCATCAACATCTCGAGCGTCGTCGGCAAACAGGGCAACTTCGGCCAGGCCAATTACGCCGCCGCGAAAAGCGGCATGTTCGGCTTCACGCGAACGATCGCACTCGAGCTCGCACAGGGTGGGTCGACCGCCAACTGCGTCGCCCCGGGCTACACGAAGACCGACATGATCGAGTCGGTCCCGGAGAAGGTCCTCGAGCGCATCGTCGCGGGCGTCCCCCTCGAGCGACTGGCGGAGATCGAGGATATCGCCTGCGTCGTTCGCTTCCTCGCCAGCGAGGAGTCGTCGTACATCACCGGCGAAGTGATCGACGTCAACGGCGGAATGGACCTGTAG
- a CDS encoding NAD(P)H-dependent flavin oxidoreductase produces the protein MTLRTPLCDRLEIEYPIVQAPIGSATCPDLAAAVSNAGGLGHLAVTWRDLEETDRVVRETRDLTDEPFAVNLVLDEATTVHDTARHLEVVLEAGAEIVSFSFGDPEPYVDAVHDAGGLVCQTVASATAARRAVEADVDVVVAQGLEAGGHVGSEVATTALVPRVADAVDVPVVAAGGIADGRGIAAALALGADGVWLGTRFVATEEAVVADRYRERVRESDETDTRLTTVFDKGWPGMPHRVLENETLERYDGAGRPPSGDRPSEDDVVATTGEGESIERYDEALATPDVSGDVDAMALYAGQGVGLADDVPSAGDLVDDLVAETLEASERLSALAGGDSGE, from the coding sequence GTGACGCTCCGAACGCCCCTCTGTGACCGCCTCGAGATCGAGTACCCGATCGTCCAGGCACCGATCGGCAGCGCGACCTGTCCCGACCTCGCCGCGGCGGTGTCGAACGCCGGCGGACTCGGCCACCTCGCCGTCACCTGGCGCGACCTCGAGGAGACCGACCGGGTCGTCCGCGAGACCCGGGACCTGACCGACGAACCGTTCGCCGTCAACCTCGTGCTCGACGAGGCGACGACGGTCCACGACACGGCACGTCACCTCGAGGTCGTCCTCGAGGCCGGGGCGGAAATCGTCTCCTTCTCGTTCGGCGATCCGGAGCCGTACGTCGACGCCGTCCACGACGCCGGCGGCCTCGTCTGCCAGACCGTCGCCAGCGCGACGGCGGCGAGGCGAGCGGTCGAGGCGGACGTCGACGTCGTCGTCGCACAGGGACTCGAGGCCGGCGGTCACGTCGGCAGCGAGGTCGCGACCACGGCGCTCGTGCCACGAGTCGCGGACGCGGTCGACGTCCCGGTCGTCGCCGCAGGCGGCATCGCCGACGGGCGAGGGATCGCGGCGGCGCTCGCGCTCGGAGCCGACGGCGTCTGGCTCGGGACGCGGTTCGTCGCCACCGAGGAGGCAGTCGTCGCCGACCGATACCGCGAGCGCGTCCGCGAGAGCGACGAGACCGACACCCGGCTGACGACCGTCTTCGACAAGGGCTGGCCCGGCATGCCCCACCGCGTCCTCGAGAACGAGACCCTCGAGCGCTACGACGGGGCAGGGCGACCGCCGTCGGGCGACAGGCCGAGCGAGGACGACGTCGTCGCCACGACCGGGGAGGGCGAGTCGATCGAGCGATACGACGAGGCGCTGGCGACGCCCGACGTCTCGGGTGACGTCGACGCGATGGCGCTGTACGCCGGGCAGGGCGTCGGGCTGGCCGACGACGTCCCGTCCGCCGGCGACCTCGTCGACGACCTCGTCGCGGAGACGCTCGAGGCGAGCGAGCGGCTCTCGGCTCTCGCCGGTGGGGACAGCGGGGAGTGA
- a CDS encoding proteasome subunit alpha, translating to MRQRVHDRTVARNAVESIASAGEDRFAVPARRDGQTNSDDSRAIVKTGTTILGVVGADVAVLAADTRASLGGQFVTNQRARKIEPVDDRMAVAFAGSVSDAQSFVRRLRADLQLYKLRHGRPASVETAATVAGDLVRRGPYRILELVLAGVDDAPALYQIGRGGSVMRTEYAASGSGMQLAYGALENAYEPDLEVTAIRSLACSVVYSATERDTASGDGTTLATVTDDGVDLETFDTPEAAVAETSEEVA from the coding sequence ATGCGACAAAGAGTTCACGACCGCACCGTCGCCAGAAACGCAGTCGAATCGATCGCCAGTGCAGGAGAAGATCGATTCGCCGTTCCGGCCCGAAGAGATGGACAGACCAACTCGGACGACTCGAGAGCGATCGTCAAGACCGGAACCACGATCCTCGGTGTCGTCGGTGCCGACGTCGCCGTTCTCGCCGCCGACACGCGTGCGAGCCTGGGCGGCCAGTTCGTGACGAATCAGCGGGCTCGAAAGATCGAACCCGTCGACGATCGGATGGCCGTCGCCTTCGCGGGGAGCGTAAGCGATGCTCAGTCGTTCGTTCGACGGCTGCGTGCCGACCTCCAGCTGTACAAACTGCGCCACGGCCGACCAGCGTCGGTCGAGACAGCGGCGACGGTCGCTGGTGACCTCGTTCGACGCGGTCCCTACCGGATACTTGAACTCGTGCTCGCTGGCGTCGACGACGCGCCGGCGCTCTACCAGATCGGTCGTGGCGGCAGCGTCATGCGCACCGAGTACGCGGCAAGCGGCAGTGGTATGCAACTGGCTTACGGAGCTCTCGAAAACGCCTACGAACCCGACCTCGAAGTGACCGCGATTCGCTCTCTCGCCTGTAGCGTCGTTTACAGCGCGACCGAACGGGACACTGCGAGCGGCGACGGCACGACCCTGGCGACGGTTACGGACGACGGCGTCGACCTCGAGACGTTCGATACCCCGGAAGCGGCGGTCGCCGAAACGAGCGAGGAGGTGGCCTGA
- a CDS encoding archaeal proteasome endopeptidase complex subunit alpha, whose product MDSSTHQQAYDRGSTIFSPDGRLYQVEYAREAVERGAPSVGVVANDCTVLAARKRVRSPLLEPTSVEKVHAVDDHLAVASAGHAADARQLVDVARRASQQHRLRYDEPIDVEMLAKRLANHVQEQTQTGGSRPYGAALLVGGLDVTGGTDRPRLFEVDPSGTPYGWNAAAIGEGTNDVRQFFEAAFDDESGRQWAIETALEGLAVTTDDDLSPETLEVRTIGSHGGGVQTLSTDRVADVLAEVGSE is encoded by the coding sequence ATGGACTCGAGTACCCACCAGCAGGCCTACGACCGCGGGAGTACGATCTTTTCGCCGGACGGCCGGCTCTACCAGGTCGAGTACGCACGGGAGGCCGTCGAACGGGGTGCGCCGAGCGTCGGCGTCGTGGCCAACGACTGCACCGTCCTCGCGGCACGAAAACGTGTCCGGTCGCCGCTACTAGAACCGACGTCGGTCGAGAAGGTCCACGCGGTCGACGACCACCTCGCAGTCGCGTCGGCGGGACACGCGGCCGACGCCAGACAGCTCGTCGACGTCGCCCGTCGGGCGAGCCAGCAGCATCGGCTGCGATACGACGAGCCGATCGACGTCGAAATGCTCGCGAAGCGACTCGCCAATCACGTCCAGGAACAGACCCAGACCGGCGGCTCGCGACCGTACGGGGCTGCCCTGCTGGTCGGCGGGCTCGACGTGACCGGCGGAACCGATCGACCGAGGCTGTTCGAGGTCGACCCGAGCGGAACGCCGTACGGCTGGAACGCGGCTGCGATCGGTGAGGGGACGAACGACGTCAGGCAATTCTTCGAAGCGGCGTTCGACGACGAAAGCGGACGCCAGTGGGCGATCGAGACCGCACTCGAAGGACTGGCGGTGACGACCGACGACGATCTCTCGCCCGAAACGCTCGAGGTACGAACGATCGGCTCGCACGGAGGTGGCGTCCAGACCCTTTCCACGGACCGTGTTGCGGACGTGCTCGCCGAAGTCGGCTCGGAGTGA
- a CDS encoding Lar family restriction alleviation protein, producing MDEVDEPSMGRRGGGPDSSASIASPTTETARVERVSDPSDAFQALGNEIRMDIIETMLERTDGDGPSRVAFSTLFEESGVDTSAGFAYHIEQLVGSYLHHYDDGYELTYAGERIARAIATGAYTHRVDQPPVELEDPCPFCDRRELEARSTDNVVTIACDDCGRSLLRLGFPPAGVEGHGDGFPEAFDRHHRHRLGLAADGVCPDCSGDVSGRLVTPSPSVADELPAEYDDHVQAELSCHCCGIEFRCPVTLAVLDHPAVVSFYHEHGEDLSDRPIWNVGHEWAETVLSEEPLAVRVVTELDGDVLALYVDERASVVDVQRSSADG from the coding sequence ATGGACGAGGTCGACGAGCCGTCGATGGGACGACGGGGCGGCGGGCCGGATTCGAGCGCGTCGATTGCCTCGCCGACCACAGAGACGGCGCGAGTGGAACGCGTTTCGGACCCGAGCGACGCGTTTCAGGCACTCGGAAACGAGATCCGGATGGATATCATCGAGACGATGCTCGAGCGGACCGACGGCGACGGACCGTCCCGAGTCGCCTTCTCGACGCTGTTCGAAGAATCCGGCGTCGATACCTCCGCCGGGTTCGCCTACCACATCGAGCAACTCGTCGGCTCGTACCTCCACCACTACGATGACGGCTACGAGCTAACCTACGCAGGTGAGCGGATCGCCAGAGCAATCGCCACCGGGGCGTACACCCACCGCGTCGATCAGCCGCCGGTCGAACTCGAGGATCCCTGTCCGTTCTGTGACCGACGGGAACTCGAGGCCCGATCGACCGACAACGTGGTGACGATCGCCTGTGACGACTGCGGACGGTCGCTGTTGCGGCTCGGATTCCCGCCCGCTGGCGTCGAGGGTCACGGCGATGGATTTCCGGAGGCGTTCGATCGCCACCATCGCCACCGACTCGGACTCGCCGCCGACGGCGTCTGTCCCGACTGCAGCGGCGACGTCTCCGGGCGACTCGTGACGCCGAGTCCGTCCGTCGCGGACGAGCTCCCGGCGGAGTACGACGACCACGTCCAGGCGGAGCTCTCGTGTCACTGTTGTGGAATCGAGTTTCGGTGTCCGGTGACGCTCGCCGTTCTCGACCACCCGGCCGTCGTCTCCTTCTACCACGAACACGGCGAAGACCTCTCGGACCGGCCGATCTGGAACGTCGGCCACGAGTGGGCCGAGACGGTCCTCTCGGAGGAGCCACTCGCCGTTCGCGTCGTCACCGAACTCGATGGGGACGTGCTTGCGCTCTACGTCGACGAGCGTGCGTCGGTCGTCGACGTGCAGCGTTCGTCGGCCGACGGGTGA
- the moaC gene encoding cyclic pyranopterin monophosphate synthase MoaC — MSDDETGADDLTHTTEEGDVQMVDVGDKPDTKRRAVAAGEIRLQPSTVEAIRADEVGKGDVLATARIGAIQAVKHTWETIPMCHQIPITNVDTAFDLADDRVELEVAVETTGKTGCEMEALEGVTTGLNVVWDMVKAIEKDDEGQYPDTGIENVRVLEKEKRTP, encoded by the coding sequence ATGAGTGACGACGAGACCGGCGCGGACGACCTCACGCACACGACCGAGGAGGGCGACGTCCAGATGGTCGACGTCGGCGACAAACCCGACACGAAGCGGCGAGCGGTCGCCGCAGGCGAGATCCGACTCCAGCCGTCGACCGTCGAGGCGATCCGCGCCGACGAGGTCGGCAAGGGTGACGTGCTCGCGACGGCCCGCATTGGTGCGATCCAGGCCGTCAAGCACACCTGGGAGACGATCCCGATGTGCCACCAGATCCCGATCACGAACGTCGACACCGCGTTCGACCTCGCCGACGACCGCGTCGAACTCGAGGTGGCGGTCGAGACGACGGGCAAGACGGGCTGTGAGATGGAAGCCCTCGAGGGCGTCACGACCGGCCTGAACGTCGTCTGGGACATGGTGAAGGCGATCGAGAAAGACGACGAGGGCCAGTACCCCGACACGGGCATCGAGAACGTGCGAGTGCTCGAGAAAGAGAAACGAACGCCGTAG
- a CDS encoding NAD(P)H-hydrate dehydratase, which produces MITGERMAAVDENAAALGVTRKQLMESSGNAVARVVRRVVDPGARVAIVAGRGNNGGDAFVAARFLAEYDVTTLLLGRAETIGTAIARENWAALEAGEYDTREVTDSSAFSLPDADVIVDAMLGTGISGDLREPAATAARAIDEADATVVAVDVPSGFDADAGDHAENGVEADHVVTFHDEKPGMADLEAEVHVADIGIPAAAKRFVGPGDRRLARPDERGGRAFVIGGGPFTGAPALAAQAALRAGMDLSFVAAPASVTGEIQGYAPDLIVQPYESDVLTLEQVDDLVETAERYDDVVILGPGLGTAEETLEAARDFLDSYTGPAVVDADALSIVPEVETEATLVCTPNRTELVAMGGPETDVLRAATDEIEALAADLGHVVLAKGVDDVITDGERTRINRAGVPGLSVGGSGDTLAGIVAGLLEHADPFDAACAGAYVNGKAGERLAEEDGVGFLASDLLEAIPAALWGEDDE; this is translated from the coding sequence ATGATCACGGGAGAGCGGATGGCCGCCGTCGACGAGAACGCCGCGGCGCTTGGCGTGACGCGAAAACAGCTGATGGAGTCGAGCGGGAACGCCGTCGCCCGCGTCGTCCGGCGAGTCGTCGATCCGGGCGCTCGCGTCGCGATCGTCGCCGGTCGCGGGAACAACGGCGGAGACGCGTTCGTCGCCGCGCGTTTTCTGGCGGAGTACGACGTCACGACGCTGTTGCTCGGACGGGCCGAGACCATCGGAACCGCCATCGCCCGCGAGAACTGGGCGGCGCTCGAGGCCGGCGAGTACGACACGCGGGAAGTGACCGACTCGAGTGCGTTCTCGCTGCCCGACGCCGACGTGATCGTCGATGCGATGCTCGGAACGGGGATCAGCGGCGACCTGCGGGAGCCAGCCGCCACGGCGGCGCGAGCGATCGACGAGGCCGACGCGACCGTCGTCGCCGTCGACGTCCCCTCGGGGTTCGACGCCGACGCGGGCGACCACGCGGAAAACGGCGTCGAGGCCGACCACGTCGTCACCTTCCACGACGAAAAGCCCGGAATGGCCGACCTCGAGGCCGAGGTCCACGTCGCCGACATCGGCATCCCGGCGGCCGCCAAACGGTTCGTCGGCCCCGGCGACCGTCGGCTCGCGCGACCCGACGAGCGCGGGGGCCGGGCGTTCGTGATCGGCGGCGGTCCCTTCACCGGTGCGCCCGCGCTCGCCGCGCAGGCGGCGCTTCGTGCCGGAATGGACCTCTCGTTTGTCGCCGCGCCCGCGTCGGTGACGGGCGAGATCCAGGGCTACGCCCCGGACCTCATCGTCCAGCCCTACGAGAGCGACGTCCTCACGCTCGAGCAGGTCGACGACCTCGTCGAGACCGCAGAGCGCTACGACGACGTCGTGATCCTCGGTCCCGGTCTCGGAACGGCAGAGGAGACCCTCGAGGCCGCCCGCGACTTTCTCGACTCGTATACGGGTCCAGCCGTGGTCGACGCCGACGCGCTGTCGATCGTCCCCGAGGTCGAGACCGAGGCGACGCTCGTCTGTACGCCCAACCGGACGGAACTCGTGGCGATGGGCGGGCCGGAAACGGACGTCCTGCGCGCGGCGACCGACGAGATCGAGGCCCTCGCCGCGGACCTGGGTCACGTCGTGCTGGCGAAAGGCGTCGACGACGTGATCACGGACGGCGAGCGAACTCGGATCAACCGCGCCGGCGTCCCCGGACTGAGCGTCGGCGGCAGCGGCGACACGCTCGCCGGGATCGTCGCCGGCTTGCTCGAGCACGCCGACCCGTTCGACGCCGCCTGCGCGGGCGCGTACGTCAACGGGAAGGCGGGCGAACGACTCGCCGAGGAAGACGGCGTCGGCTTTCTCGCCTCCGACCTTCTCGAGGCGATTCCCGCGGCACTGTGGGGTGAGGACGATGAGTGA
- a CDS encoding twin-arginine translocation signal domain-containing protein, translating to MVTRRQVLAAAGAGVGLGVVGVVADDAVHSGLVWEKWIRGRLDGNRHIVHSVVADSNQGTYIAETTDELELFEDTQGRRPVISDDDHARIEEVFSDVEYGIDVCTDDRIRDCAGGRTSRADFNAVQINDQATVLDRGKRIHLLRAP from the coding sequence ATGGTCACCAGACGCCAGGTGCTGGCAGCTGCGGGCGCGGGCGTCGGGCTCGGCGTCGTGGGCGTCGTCGCCGACGACGCGGTTCACAGCGGGCTCGTCTGGGAGAAGTGGATCCGCGGCCGCCTCGACGGGAACCGACACATCGTCCACTCCGTCGTCGCCGACAGCAACCAGGGCACGTACATCGCCGAGACGACCGACGAACTCGAGCTCTTCGAGGACACGCAGGGCAGGCGGCCGGTCATCTCCGACGACGACCACGCGCGGATCGAGGAGGTGTTCTCGGACGTCGAGTACGGCATCGACGTCTGTACGGACGATCGAATCCGCGACTGTGCGGGCGGTCGGACGAGTCGAGCGGACTTCAACGCCGTCCAGATCAACGACCAGGCGACAGTCCTCGACCGCGGCAAGCGCATCCACCTCCTCCGCGCGCCGTAA
- a CDS encoding acylphosphatase: protein MAARTRAHVFVSGTVQGVYYRASTRDAAREAGVAGWVKNLADGRVEAVFEGPEDAVESMVEWCHEGSPAAEVEDVEVEDESPQGEDGFEIRY from the coding sequence ATGGCAGCGCGAACGCGAGCGCACGTCTTCGTCTCCGGGACGGTACAGGGCGTCTACTACCGCGCGAGCACTCGCGACGCGGCCCGCGAGGCGGGTGTCGCCGGCTGGGTGAAGAACCTCGCCGACGGCCGCGTCGAGGCGGTCTTCGAGGGCCCCGAGGACGCCGTCGAGTCGATGGTCGAGTGGTGCCACGAGGGGAGTCCGGCGGCCGAGGTCGAGGACGTCGAGGTCGAGGACGAATCGCCACAGGGGGAGGACGGTTTCGAGATCAGGTACTGA
- a CDS encoding DNA-3-methyladenine glycosylase family protein: METGAIPIDDLSGGLDLYLTLESGQTYLWRRSDGEMYTGSRNPDAWYTTVVDGTFTGDAGDDSSAAEVVRVRQRDSRLEWESTTDADRLVRRLLRLEDDLEGVVAAAPEDPLLREAYDAHRGLRLVEDPPFGTLISFICSAQMRVSRIHGMVSALAREYGDTVAFDGETYHAFPTPAQLASATEDDLRDLGLGYRAPYVVRTAEMVASGEACPGDARDLPYEEAREYLTQFVGVGDKVADCVCLFSLGFDEAVPLDTWIRTAIEEYYPDCDRGNYAETSRAIRKRLGVSASDASGGSSDTSDGGRYAGYAQTYVFHHLRTGE; this comes from the coding sequence ATGGAGACGGGCGCGATTCCGATCGACGACCTCTCGGGTGGACTCGACCTCTATCTCACGCTCGAGAGCGGCCAGACGTACCTCTGGCGGCGCAGCGACGGCGAAATGTACACCGGCAGTCGCAATCCCGACGCGTGGTACACGACCGTCGTCGACGGGACCTTCACCGGCGACGCAGGCGACGACTCGTCTGCCGCTGAGGTCGTCCGCGTCCGCCAGCGAGACAGCCGCCTCGAGTGGGAGTCGACGACCGACGCCGATCGGCTGGTTCGGCGGCTCTTGCGCCTCGAGGACGACCTCGAGGGCGTCGTTGCCGCCGCACCCGAGGACCCGCTGCTCCGGGAGGCCTACGACGCCCACCGTGGGCTGCGGCTGGTCGAGGACCCGCCGTTCGGAACGCTGATCTCCTTTATCTGCTCTGCACAGATGCGAGTCAGTCGCATCCACGGGATGGTTTCGGCGCTCGCCCGCGAGTACGGCGATACGGTCGCGTTCGACGGCGAGACCTACCACGCGTTCCCGACGCCGGCCCAGCTCGCGTCGGCGACCGAGGACGACCTCCGGGACCTGGGACTTGGTTACCGCGCGCCGTACGTCGTCCGCACGGCCGAGATGGTCGCGAGCGGCGAGGCCTGTCCCGGCGACGCACGCGACCTCCCCTACGAGGAGGCCCGCGAGTACCTCACGCAGTTCGTCGGCGTCGGCGACAAGGTCGCCGACTGCGTCTGTCTGTTCTCGCTCGGGTTCGACGAGGCCGTCCCCCTCGACACCTGGATCAGGACGGCGATCGAGGAGTACTACCCCGACTGCGACCGTGGCAACTACGCCGAGACATCTCGAGCGATCCGCAAGCGACTCGGCGTCTCCGCGAGCGACGCGAGCGGAGGCTCGTCGGACACGTCCGACGGCGGCCGATACGCGGGATACGCACAGACGTACGTCTTTCACCACCTCCGGACGGGCGAGTAG
- a CDS encoding DUF555 domain-containing protein encodes MNCRVVVEAAVPVFDVETEEEAIRIAISKTGEMLNPDLNYVEINMGERTSPSGEELPPAFIAADEALVALELEMTVFNVEREEHASRIARKEIGQRLENIPLEVLEVEVLEDEEDDLESDDEEEDVDESTDEQGDEESDDVLPEFEDLLE; translated from the coding sequence ATGAACTGCAGGGTTGTCGTCGAAGCTGCCGTGCCGGTGTTCGACGTAGAGACCGAAGAGGAGGCGATCCGCATCGCCATCTCCAAGACGGGCGAAATGTTGAACCCTGACCTGAACTACGTCGAGATCAACATGGGCGAGCGCACCTCGCCGTCGGGTGAAGAGTTGCCGCCCGCGTTCATCGCCGCGGACGAAGCGCTCGTCGCGCTCGAACTCGAGATGACCGTCTTCAACGTCGAACGCGAGGAGCACGCCTCGCGTATCGCCCGCAAGGAGATCGGTCAGCGCCTCGAGAACATCCCACTCGAGGTACTCGAAGTCGAGGTCCTCGAGGACGAAGAGGACGACCTCGAATCGGACGACGAGGAGGAAGACGTCGACGAGTCGACAGACGAACAGGGTGACGAGGAGTCGGACGACGTCCTTCCGGAGTTCGAGGACCTTCTCGAGTAG